A single window of Uloborus diversus isolate 005 chromosome 5, Udiv.v.3.1, whole genome shotgun sequence DNA harbors:
- the LOC129223299 gene encoding balbiani ring protein 3-like gives MDLKKICCSGDNCYCCNCCNATASQREICPCCRQKKACVTESESCSPKAKSCSCGEKCKCCIDGSCKSKETCSCGTVCSCCSDESCQSKGGCSCGEVCKCCIGGSCKTKGACYCGEACKCCTDGSCECKEFCSCGTVCSCCSDGSCQSKGVCSCGEACKCCVDGSCKTKRLCSCGEACKCCTDEPCECKEACSCGKACTCCADETCQSKGGCSCREACKCCNDGPCKTKRACSCGEACKCCTDRSCECKEAACSCGKTCTCCADESCQSKKGCSCKEACKCCSDGSCKTKRACSCGKACKCCTDMSCKSKGACSCGEACKCCIDGSCKTKRACSCGEVCNCYADWPCKSKEACFCGKACTWCADESCQSKGSCSCGEVCKCCIDGSCKSKEVCFCGETCNCCADGYCKTKVGCSRRDVCNCFNDSFCKTKGACSCEEACKCRTDGSCKRNGTCSCAKACTCCADVSYQNKGGCSCGESCKCCSDTTCKAVQSCPCENDCKCCADGSCKSRDECSCGENCRCCANGTCKTVERCSCGDDCKCCSDGSCKSKAGCSCGESGKCCYDGTCKAVGSCSCGNDCKCCADGSCKSKGDCPCRQNCRCCAAGTCKEMESCSCVCDCKCCVDESCKRFDSCRKNCAQRSCKGSC, from the coding sequence atGGATCTCAAAAAGATTTGCTGCTCCGGAGATAATTGTTATTGCTGCAACTGTTGCAATGCTACTGCTTCTCAAAGAGAAATATGCCCATGTTGCAGACAAAAGAAAGCTTGTGTGACGGAAAGCGAAAGCTGCTCTCCTAAAGCAAAATCCTGCTCCTGCGGAGAGAAATGTAAGTGTTGCATCGACGGATCCTGCAAAAGCAAAGAAACCTGCTCCTGTGGAACAGTTTGCTCTTGCTGCTCCGATGAGTCATGTCAAAGCAAAGGTGGCTGCTCCTGCGGAGAAGTCTGCAAATGCTGCATCGGCGGTTCCTGTAAAACCAAAGGAGCTTGCTATTGTGGAGAAGCCTGCAAATGCTGCACCGACGGGTCCTGCGAATGCAAAGAATTCTGCTCTTGTGGAACAGTTTGCTCTTGCTGCTCCGATGGGTCCTGTCAAAGCAAAGGTGTCTGCTCCTGCGGAGAAGCCTGCAAATGCTGCGTCGACGGTTCCTGTAAAACCAAAAGACTTTGCTCTTGCGGAGAAGCCTGCAAATGCTGCACCGACGAGCCCTGCGAATGCAAAGAAGCCTGCTCCTGTGGAAAAGCTTGTACTTGCTGCGCCGATGAGACCTGTCAAAGTAAAGGTGGCTGTTCCTGCAGAGAAGCCTGCAAATGTTGCAACGACGGCCCCTGTAAAACCAAAAGAGCTTGCTCTTGTGGAGAAGCCTGCAAATGCTGCACCGACAGGTCCTGCGAATGCAAAGAAGCCGCCTGCTCCTGTGGAAAAACGTGCACTTGCTGCGCCGATGAGTCCTGTCAAAGCAAAAAAGGCTGTTCCTGCAAAGAAGCCTGCAAATGTTGCAGCGACGGTTCCTGTAAGACCAAAAGAGCTTGCTCTTGCGGAAAAGCCTGCAAATGCTGCACCGACATGTCCTGTAAATCCAAAGGAGCTTGCTCTTGTGGAGAGGCCTGCAAATGCTGCATTGACGGTTCCTGTAAAACCAAAAGAGCTTGCTCCTGTGGTGAAGTTTGCAATTGCTACGCCGATTGGCCCTGCAAAAGCAAAGAAGCCTGCTTCTGTGGAAAAGCTTGCACTTGGTGCGCCGATGAGTCCTGTCAAAGCAAAGGTTCCTGCTCCTGCGGAGAAGTCTGCAAATGCTGCATCGACGGTTCCTGTAAAAGCAAAGAAGTCTGCTTCTGTGGAGAAACTTGCAATTGCTGCGCCGATGGTTATTGTAAAACCAAAGTGGGTTGCTCCCGTAGAGATGTCTGTAATTGCTTCAACGACAGTTTCTGTAAAACCAAAGGAGCTTGCTCTTGTGAAGAAGCCTGCAAATGCCGCACCGACGGTTCCTGTAAAAGAAACGGAACCTGCTCATGTGCAAAAGCTTGCACTTGCTGTGCCGATGTTTCCTATCAAAACAAAGGTGGCTGCTCCTGTGGAGAAAGCTGCAAATGTTGTTCTGACACAACTTGCAAGGCTGTACAAAGTTGTCCATGTGAAAATGATTGCAAGTGCTGTGCTGATGGATCCTGCAAGAGCAGAGATGAGTGTTCATGTGGAGAAAACTGCAGATGCTGTGCTAACGGAACTTGCAAGACAGTCGAGCGTTGTTCATGTGGAGATGATTGTAAGTGTTGCTCAGATGGATCCTGCAAAAGCAAAGCTGGGTGCTCTTGCGGGGAAAGCGGCAAATGTTGTTATGATGGAACTTGCAAGGCTGTAGGAAGTTGTTCGTGTGGAAATGACTGCAAGTGCTGTGCTGACGGATCCTGCAAGAGCAAAGGAGATTGCCCCTGCAGACAAAACTGCAGATGTTGTGCTGCTGGAACGTGCAAGGAAATGGAAAGTTGTTCTTGTGTATGCGACTGCAAATGTTGTGTTGATGAATCCTGCAAAAGATTTGACTCgtgtagaaagaactgtgcgcagcGATCTTGCAAAGGATCATGCTAA